The following proteins are co-located in the Cutaneotrichosporon cavernicola HIS019 DNA, chromosome: 3 genome:
- the NCR1 gene encoding uncharacterized protein (Niemann-Pick C1 N terminus) has translation MSADPPRGPGICAMRGSCGRASMFGAELPCPDSGPATEMDDKVHDLLATVCGSAYDIPSHVCCTSDQVKTLGDQLSQAAPLIAACPACINNFRAFYCDFTCSPDQSTFMAVTKTQRTTTGQKAVKSVDYAVSDLFATGFFDSCKSVQFGATNGFAMDLIGGGATKPHDFLKYMGDVRPGLGSPFQIDFPTGTNYSRTPLSCTDEGIESRCACADCPSVCPALPYIPPPDEPGCKVGKVSCLTFSLLIVYGVLLAIGLAYYGTRTALRARRRQYERMALTDPPLSPTTTGLEGLVGRGSSGADTDSGPSGSIHFRLGRGASLLDPMEHLQPKQNQINAVLRRSFYRLGLFCASHPFLTFGLASLVIAILNVGWVRFAVETDPVRLWVAPSSEAAAQKAFFDEYFGPFYRSEQLFITAEGGGTPVSYGTLDWWLAVEGQIKNLASPAGTTLQDVCFSPSGKGTPCVVQSVSAWLGDDMDQWGDGWAKRIKECAQRPGECLPDFGQPIDPKLVLGGANGKWLDAKALVVTYVVTNYEEGDERLPATEEWERTLEAFLTNLEPPHGIKVSFSTGVSLEEQLNKSTNTDVKIVVLSYLVMFLYVSLSLGGGRVPKREIGRMFKRLGAEIHQFAYRLGIVRTLPDHEEMEPSLSTVPTLLLVNSKFTLGLFGIAIVLIAVSTSVGLFSFLGVRVTLIIAEVIPFLVLAVGVDNVFILVHELDRQNALHAGPDAPPRPVDSDSDDEVEFGRTPVAGLSAEERVARAVARMGPSILLSSTTEVVAFALGALVPMPAVRNFAIYAAGSVLIGALLQVTVFVSAMVLDLKRCEAGRMDIFPCIPLRGKIRLDEGPASEGVIHQFIRRVYAPALLQPEVKHGVLAAFGALLLVSVVGIQRINLGLDQRLALPPDSYLVPYFNDLDAHLDVGPPVYFVVRGGDPANRLGQQELCGRFTTCMELSVANTLEAERKRPDSSFLAAPPAAWIDDFLQWTNPAFDSCCRVRKANPAVFCRPRDSDRLCQPCFAGREWDSTMAGLPTGDEFDRLLNQWLVSPADDSCPLGGLQGYSTAVALDSQGTPNASHFRTFHTPLRTQNDFISALAAARRIAADISTRTGLDVFPYSLFYVFFDQYAYIRGMTVQVLALGSGAVLVISSVLLGSWRTGLVVTGTCILAVLNVMGVMGFWHISLNAISLVNLVISLGIAVEFCSHLARAFMGAGGLVYDEKRDRDERVYTALVEVGPSIFSGITLTKLAGISVLALTRSKLLETYYFRMWLALILAGALHGLVLLPVLLTYFGGDGYALEDTDEDWVTSQMRRPMDYERAPFDDDDVLSD, from the exons ATGTCAGCCGACCCGCCCCGCGGGCCAGGCATCTGTGCGATGCGCGGCTCGTGCGGCCGCGCCTCCATGTttggcgccgagctcccGTGTCCCGACTCGGGCCCCGCCACCGAG ATGGACGACAAGGTTcacgacctcctcgccaccgtCTGCGGGAGCGCCTACGACATCCCCTCACATGTCTGCTGCACCTCAGACCAAGTCAAGACTCTTGGCGACCAGCTATCCCAAGCCGCCCCCCTGATCGCGGCCTGTCCGGCGTGCATCAACAACTTCCGCGCATTCTATTGCGACTTTACCTGCTCCCCGGACCAGAGCACCTTTATGGCCGTTACCAAGACGCAGCGAACCACAACGGGCCAGAAGGCCGTCAAGTCCGTCGACTATGCCGTGTCAGATTTATTCGCAACAGGCTTCTTCGATAGCTGTAAGAGCGTGCAGTTTGGAGCTACCAACGGGTTCGCAATGGACTTGAttggaggcggcgcgactAAACCCCACGACTTTCTCAAGTACATGGGCGACGTGCGGCCCGGTCTCGGCAGCCCGTTCCAAATCGACTTCCCCACCGGGACGAATTACTCGCGCACCCCGCTGTCGTGTACGGACGAGGGGATCGAGtcgcgctgcgcctgcgcaGACTGTCCCTCCGTCTGTCCAGCGCTGCCCTACATTCCGCCACCAGACGAACCGGGATGTAAAGTCGGCAAGGTCAGCTGCCTCACCTTCTCCCTTCTCATCGTGTACGGcgttctcctcgccatcggcCTCGCATACTATGGTACCCGTACGGCTCTGCGCGCCCGCCGGCGGCAGTACGAACGCATGGCGTTAACCGACCCACCGCTCTCTCCCACCACGACTGGCCTCGAGGGGCTGGTCGGCCGTGGGTCCAGTGGCGCCGATACCGACTCGGGGCCCAGCGGCAGCATCCACTTCCGGCTAGGGCGCGGAGCGTCCCTCCTCGACCCTATGGAACACCTCCAGCCAAAGCAGAACCAGATAAACGCCGTCCTCCGCCGCTCTTTCTATCGCCTTGGCCTCTTCTGTGCCTCCCATCCGTTCTTGACTTTCGGCCTCGCTTCGCTGGTTATCGCTATCCTGAACGTCGGGTGGGTGCGCTTCGCAGTTGAGACCGACCCCGTACGCCTGTGGGTAGCGCCCAGCAGCGAGGCAGCCGCGCAGAAAGCCTTCTTCGACGAGTACTTTGGCCCGTTCTACCGCAGCGAGCAGCTGTTCATcacggccgagggcggaggCACGCCAGTCTCTTACGGAACGCTGGACTGGTggcttgccgtcgagggGCAGATTAAGAACCTCGCCTCACCGGCCGGGACCACGCTCCAGGACGTGTGCTTCTCCCCCTCTGGCAAGGGCACGCCGTGCGTCGTCCAGTCCGTCAGCGCGTGGCTTggcgacgacatggaccAGTGGGGAGACGGCTGGGCCAAGCGCATCAAGGAATGCGCCCAGCGCCCTGGCGAATGCTTGCCAGACTTTGGGCAGCCGATCGACCCCAAGCTCGTCCTGGGCGGCGCCAACGGCAAGTGGCTCGATGCAAAGGCTCTTGTCGTCACATACGTCGTTACCAACTacgaggagggtgacgagCGATTACCCGCTACTGAAGAGTGGGAGCGCACTCTTGAGGCGTTCCTTACCAACCTCGAACCTCCGCACGGCATCAAGGTATCCTTCTCTACTGGCGTGTCCCTCGAAGAGCAGCTCAACAAGAGTACCAACACGGACGTCAAGATTGTCGTGCTCTCGTACCTTGTTATGTTCTTGTACGTATCGCTgtcgctcggcggcggacgCGTGCCCAAGCGCGAAATCGGGCGTATGTtcaagcgcctcggcgccgagatCCACCAATTCGCTTaccgcctcggcatcgtcCGCACCTTGCCCGACCatgaggagatggagccGTCGCTCAGCACTGTTCcgacgctcctcctcgtcaactcCAAGTTTACGCTCGGGTTGTTTGGTATCGCCATCGTGCTTATAGCCGTGAGCACTTCGGTCGGTCTCTTTTCGTTCTTGGGCGTACGCGTCAccctcatcatcgccgaggtcatcccgttcctcgtcctcgccgtcggggTTGACAACGTCTTCATCTTAGtgcacgagctcgaccgccAGAATGCGCTCCACGCCGGGCCTGATGCACCGCCACGGCCGGTTGACAgtgacagcgacgacgaggtcgagtttGGGAGAACCCCTGTTGCCGGGTTAAGTGCCGAGGAGCGGGTTGCGCGCGCAGTCGCTCGCATGGGTCCGTCTATACTGCTGTCGAGCACGACCGAAGTCGTGGCCTttgcgctcggcgcacTCGTCCCCATGCCCGCCGTCCGCAACTTTGCCATCTACGCGGCCGGTAGCGTGCTCAtcggcgcgctcctccaGGTGACAGTCTTCGTCAGTGCGATGgtgctcgacctcaagcGCTGCGAGGCGGGTCGCATGGACATCTTCCCGTGTATCCCGTTACGAGGCAAGATCAGGCTCGACGAGGGCCCTGCTTCTGAGGGTGTAATCCACCAGTTCATCAGACGGGTGTACGCCCCGGCTCTCTTACAGCCAGAGGTCAAGCACGGCGTTCTCGCCGCCTTTGGCgcactcctcctcgtctcggTCGTCGGCATCCAGCGCATaaacctcggcctcgaccagcgcctcgcccttccTCCCGACTCGTACCTCGTGCCATACTTCAACGACCTTGACGcgcacctcgacgtcgggcCGCCCGTGTACTTTGtcgtgcgcggcggcgacccaGCCAACCGCTTGGGACAACAAGAGCTCTGTGGGCGCTTCACAACTTGCATGGAACTCAGCGTGGCGAACACccttgaggccgagcgcaaACGTCCCGATAGCAgcttcctcgccgccccgCCAGCGGCGTGGATCGACGACTTCCTGCAGTGGACGAACCCGGCATTCGACAGCTGCTGCCGTGTGCGCAAAGCCAATCCGGCTGTGTTCTGCCGTCCACGTGACTCGGATCGCCTGTGCCAGCCCTGTTTCGCCGGCCGCGAGTGGGACAGCACGATGGCCGGCCTCCCGACTGGAGACGAATTTGaccgcctcctcaaccAGTGGCTTGTCTCGCCAGCTGACGACTCGTGTCCCCTTGGCGGACTGCAGGGCTATTCTACCGCAGTAGCCCTCGACTCCCAGGGCACGCCGAACGCGTCCCACTTCCGCACGTTCCACACCCCTCTGCGCACCCAAAACGACTTTATCAGTGCCCTCGCTGCGGCCCGCCgcatcgccgccgacatATCAACGCGCACGGGACTAGACGTGTTCCCCTACTCGCTCTTCTACGTCTTCTTCGACCAATACGCCTATATCCGGGGAATGACTGTACAAGTACTGGCTCTCGGTTCGGGCGCTGTACTGGTAATATCCTCGGTGCTCTTGGGGAGCTGGCGAACAGGCCTAGTGGTCACGGGAACCTGCATCCTAGCAGTCCTGAACGTGATGGGCGTAATGGGATTCTGGCACATCAGCCTCAATGCCATTTCGCTAGTCAACCTCGTAATCTCGCTCGGCATCGCCGTCGAGTTCTGCTCCCACCTAGCCCGGGCATTCATGGGTGCCGGCGGACTGGTCTACGACGAAAAAAGGGACCGTGACGAACGCGTCTACACGGCCCTAGTCGAAGTCGGTCCCTCTATCTTTAGCGGGATCACACTGACCAAGCTGGCCGGTATTTCAGTTCTTGCGCTGACCCGGTCCAAGTTGCTCGAAACATACTACTTCCGCATGTggctcgccctcatcctcgcggGGGCACTACATGGGCTGGTATTGCTGCCGGTGTTGTTGACGTACTTTGGCGGAGACGGGTATGCTCTGGAAGACACGGATGAGGATTGGGTCACGAGCCAGATGCGCAGGCCTATGGACTATGAGCGGGCGCCGtttgatgacgacgacgtaCTGTCGGATTAA
- a CDS encoding uncharacterized protein (Putative serine esterase (DUF676)), whose translation MPATLSPFRYIQAARYLMQWWLETAPGLAARRKAAQERATRLIYAPKLRGRAWAAAAATAQVSEDDETPRARRAAMGLGLDVVDLPETPHDLGALLPRPDAHPDLHFPSENTEIYRLMNDDRAYMEGAMKAPREIIVLCHGLYGFSTATPIPLFPSLKLHYWASVLEVLRDRMGAKVVVVGVKGTGSIQERAEQMHKFLKNYLPRGVGVNFVAHSMGGLDCRHLISSIQPTEYKPLSLTTIATPHHGSPFMDWCAANIGVGSQELKDHIAANLPFTMKAPLLSSPGKASPKDTFGIFTSALTNYLLNIFDSPAYYNLRTDYLRDNFNPATPDDPNVKYYSVAGRIAKLSVLHPLWFPKLVLDSAAEKGYPEGETPLGQGYEGNDGLVSVGSSKWGEFLGVVDGCHHWDLRGEGGLWPASNQLKLSSASNTVLGLDTDIDERTLYQSSDDKGPGAKPDEQLNRAQHDRDLATARIMSPAKTPDQAKPASNGNGWDVAMVGQLVDWVGDLFPGDKKDEERPSQLADAQKEMDARKQTSQERATKIVRDKFDLSRFYGGLMLRLREDGL comes from the exons aTGCCAGCTaccctctcccccttccGCTACATACAGGCAGCTCGCTACCTGATGCAGTGGTGGTTGGAAACAGCGCCCGGACTCGCTGCCCGCCGCAAGGCCGCACAAGAACGAGCAACAAGGCTCATCTATGCCCCCAAGCTCCGTGGGCGTGCCtgggccgccgccgccgcaacAGCCCAGGTatccgaggacgacgagacgccacgagctcgccgagcagcgaTGGGCCTCGgactcgacgtcgtcgacttGCCTGAAACGCCCCACGACCTCGGGGCTCTTTTGCCACGCCCTGACGCCCAccccgacctccacttcccaAGCGAGAACACCGAGATCTACCGCCTCATGAACGACGACCGCGCATACATGGAAGGCGCGATGAAGGCGCCCCGCGAGATCATCGTGTTGTGTCACG GCCTGTATGGATTCTCCACAGCTACTCCCATCCCCCTGTTCCCGTCACTCAAGCTCCACTACTGGGCCTCCGttctcgaggtcctccgTGACCGCATGGGTGCCAAAgtagtcgtcgtcggtgtcAAAGG AACCGGCTCAATCCAAGAACGTGCGGAACAGATGCACAAGTTCCTCAAGAACTATCTTCCAAGAGGTGTTGGCGTCAACTTTGTCGCGCACAGCATGGGGGGCCTCGACTGCCGACATCTGATTTCCTCAATTCAGCCAACCGAGTACAAACCACTGAGCTTAACCACGATTGCAACACCACACCACGGGTCACCATTTATGGACTGGTGTGCGGCCAACATTGGCGTCGGATCAcaggagctcaaggaccaCATCGCTGCCAACTTGCCGTTCACGATGAAGGCGCCATTGCTCTCGAGCCCAGGCAAGGCCTCGCCCAAGGACACATTCGGCATCTTCACCTCGGCTCTGACCAACTACCTCCTGAACATCTTTGATTCGCCAGCCTATTACAACCTCCGGACCGACTACCTCCGAGACAACTTCAATCCCGCTACACCCGATGACCCAAACGTCAAGTACTACTCTGTCGCTGGGCGCATTGCCAAGCTCTCAGTTTTGCATCCATTGTGGTTCCCGAAGCTTGTGCTCGACAgcgcggccgagaaggGGTATCCCGAGGGTGAAACTCCTCTGGGACAGGGGTATGAGGGTAACGACGGACTCGTATCTGTGGGGTCGTCCAAGTGGGGCGAATtccttggcgtcgtcgacggctgCCACCACTGGGACTTGCGTGGTGAGGGCGGGTTGTGGCCAGCCTCCAACCAGCTCAAGCTGTCGTCTGCGAGCAACACAGTACTAGGCCTCGATACCGACATTGACGAGCGCACGCTCTACCAATCGTCGGACGACAAGGGTCCAGGGGCCAAGCCcgacgagcagctcaaCCGCGCTCAGCACGACCGCGACCTGGCGACCGCGCGCATCATGTCACCAGCCAAGACACCAGACCAGGCCAAGCCGGCAAGCAACGGCAACGGGTGGGACGTGGCAATGGTGGGCCAGCTTGTTGACTGGGTGGGCGACCTGTTCCCTGgcgacaagaaggacgaggagcgacCCTCGCAGCTTGCGGATGCGCagaaggagatggacgcgCGCAAACAGACATCGCAGGAGCGTGCCACGAAGATTGTGCGCGACAAGTTTGATCTCTCGCGCTTCTATGGTGGGCTGATGTTGCGGTTACGCGAGGACGGGTTGTAA
- the cyp3 gene encoding uncharacterized protein (PPIases accelerate the folding of proteins. It catalyzes the cis-trans isomerization of proline imidic peptide bonds in oligopeptides), translating to MPFMDKLKKAFIPPDVKSQYAPPPDANRSQVWMDITIGDRPVGRIEMELFDKALPKTSANFRELCRGHEQNGKVMGYKGSIFHRVIQDFMIQGGDIIHNNGTGMYSIYGGPFPDEDFKFGHDIPGLLSMANSGPNTNGCQFFITVAPAEYLNGKHVVFGRVTKGMDVVRAVEEVEAQNDRPLQVVRVAACGVFETATDKDSSTSSTSATDVQASGTAAPEQFHDAVEQTDAVPIQGQGQEQGQGQGHGLKALYRRFSRSLDNDHKEHGNEARTTPALAGAVHDFAGTSPVDHRREVDGKLATSSPTTGT from the exons ATGCCGTTCAtggacaagctcaagaaAGCTTTCATCCCTCCCGATGTCAAGTCGCAGTATGCCCCTCCGCCCGATGCCAATCGATCCCAAGTATGGATGGACATTACGATTGGCGATCGCCCGGTTGGCCGCATCGAGATGG AATTGTTCGACAAGGCCTTACCCAAGACGTCTGCAAACTTCCGCGAACTGTGTCGGGGCCATGAGCAGAATGGAAAGGTCATGGGATATAAAGGGTCGATCTTTCACCGGGT TATTCAAGACTTTATGATCCAAG GCGGCGACATAATCCACAACAACGGAACCGGAATGTACTCGATCTACGGTGGCCCCTTCCCGGACGAAGACTTCAAGTTTGGGCACGACATCCCCGGCCTCTTAAGCATGGCCAACAGTGGCCCCAACACAAACGGATGTCAGTTCTTCATCACAGTCGCACCGGCAGAGTACCTGAACGGTAAACATGTTGTCTTCGGGCGCGTCACAAAGGGGATGGACGTAGTTCGGGCTGTCGAGGAAGTGGAGGCGCAGAACGACCGGCCGCTCCAGGTTGTTAGAGTTGCGGCTTGTGGTGTTTTTGAAACAGCGACGGATAAGGACTCTTCCACGTCTTCCACCAGCGCTACAGACGTCCAAGCGTCAGGGACGGCCGCACCGGAGCAATTCCACGACGCTGTCGAGCAGACCGACGCTGTGCCTAtccaaggtcaaggtcaagaacaaggccaaggccaaggccacGGACTCAAGGCGCTGTATCGCCGTTTCTCGCGGAGTCTGGATAACGACCATAAGGAACATGGTAATGAAGCCCGCACCACACCGGCGCTGGCGGGCGCCGTCCATGACTTTGCGGGGACGTCGCCGGTcgaccaccgccgcgaggTAGATGGCAAGCTCGCTACATCGTCACCCACCACCGGGACATAA
- a CDS encoding uncharacterized protein (FMN-dependent dehydrogenase) has protein sequence MAPKEIDGAEVAKHNSRENGVWIVVHDHVYDVTDFLDEHPGGAEIILRYAGKDATEEYDPIHPPEAIKDNLEPEKQLGPLKKGTLKEEPKAEEPASTPAATSTQVVTVQEPYVKPSLDQILSLHDFEAVARMTMSRRGWNYYSSGADDEITMRENYNAYQRVWFRPRVLRNVGTIDYSTKILGFDSSMPVYITATALGKLGHPEGEVCLTKAAHEHNVIQMIPTLASCSFDEMVDAAAPGQVQFLQLYVNSDRSRTRKIIKHAAKRGVKALFITVDAPQLGRREKDMRTKFEGNASAHQTKGGDAVQRDSGAARAISSFIDPGLCWNDIPELREAAGKMKVLLKGVQCWEDAVLAAEAGVDGIVLSNHGGRQLDFAPAAITILPEVVQQLNHRGLLFKADGTRFEILIDGGVRRATDVLKAVALGATAVGIGRPMIYAMSGYGTEGVSRALQILKDEFEMNMRLIGAPTLQHVNPSMVDISALRTPNVGPTAYATNYELMMPAGIKSKL, from the exons ATGGCACCAAAGGAGATTgacggcgccgaggtcgccaagcACAACAGTCGCGAGAAT GGCGTATGGATCGTTGTCCACGACCACGTCTACGATGTGACCGACTTCCTTGAC GAACACCCAGGTGGTGCCGAAATCATCCTCCGCTACGCCGGCAAGGACGCGACGGAGGAGTATGACCCTATCCACCCCCCCGAGGCGATCAAGGACAACCTCGAGCCCGAGAAACAGCTTGGTCCCCTCAAGAAGGGAACACTCAAGGAGGAGCCCAAGGCCGAAGAGCCCGCCTCGACAcccgccgccacctcgaCCCAGGTGGTGACGGTGCAGGAGCCGTACGTCAAGCCGTCGCTGGACCAGATCCTGTCCCTGCACGACTTTGaggccgtcgcgcgcaTGACCATGTCCCGCCGCGGTTGGAACTACTACTCGTCGGgcgcggacgacgagatcacCATGCGCGAGAACTACAATGCATACCAGCGGGTTTGGTTCCGTCCGCGCGTGCTCCGTAACGTCGGGACGATTGACTACTCGACCAAGATCCTCGGATTCGACTCGTCGATGCCCGTTTACATTACCGCCACTGccctcggcaagctcggccaTCCCGAAGGCGAGGTGTGCCTCACCAAGGCTGCGCACGAGCACAACGTCATCCAGATGATCCCTACACTCGCGTCGTGCTCGTTTGACGAGATGGTTGACGCTGCCGCACCGGGCCAGGTCCAGTTCCTCCAGTTGTATGTCAACTCGGACCGGTCGCGTACCCGCAAGATCATCAAGCACGCTGCCAAGCgcggcgtcaaggcgcTCTTCATCACCGTTGATGCGCCCCAGCTCGGTCGTCGTGAGAAG GACATGCGCACCAAGTTTGAGGGTAACGCGTCGGCGCACCAGACCAAGGGCGGAGACGCAGTTCAGCGCGACTCGGGtgcggcgcgcgccatctcgtcctTCATCGACCCCGGACTGTGCTGGAACGACATTCCTGAGTTGCGCGAGGCTGCAGGCAAGATGAAGGTCCTCTTGAAGGGCGTGCAGTGCTGGGAGGACGCGGTGCTTGCGGCCGAggctggcgtcgacggGATCGTGCTGTCCAACCACGGCGGTCGCCAACTTGACTTTGCTCCTGCGGCAATCACCATTCTTCCCGAGGTGGTTCAGCAGCTCAACCACCGCGGCCTGCTTTTCAAGGCGGACGGGACGCGTTTCGAGATCCTCATCGACGGAGGAGTCCGCCGGGCAACGGACGTACTCAAGGCCGTCGCTCTTGGTGCTACTGCCGTCGGAATTGGCCGTCCCATGATCTACGCAATGAGCGGGTACGGTACCGAGGGTGTGTCGCGTGCGCTGCAGatcctcaaggacgagtttgagatGAACATGCGTCTCATTGGCGCGCCGACACTCCAGCACGTCAACCCCTCCATGGTCGACATTAGCGCGCTCCGTACGCCCAACGTCGGACCTACTGCCTACGCCACCAACT ACGAGCTCATGATGCCCGCGGGAATCAAGTCCAAGCTCTGA
- a CDS encoding uncharacterized protein (Major Facilitator Superfamily) — MTTTHDAKDGAVHIERQPDHIQSDMYEKPEVEAPVAEYVEGSIEEKRLVRKIDIHLLPMLWIMYVLNYLDRTNIGNAKVGADHGGFEGDWNLSSADYSLILSIFFVGYLLWEVPSNMMLARSKPSIFLPTIMFIWGAMSIGAKGMHSLGGMVAFRFVLGLVEAGFFPGVMLLMSCWYKPHELSKRIALFYTASLVAGAFGGLLSFGIMDGLEGKGNTRGWQWLFIIEGLITVVVACAAFFVLPNYPTTTKWLSEDEKRLATARLLAVQREGAEEEPHMGHWMAFKLACKDPKTWVFVLIYNLFNMVGTISYFFPTLLGSMGYKGNMRQLMTVPIYVVALIISVTLGFVADKTRQKAYVVAGGATLATISFIIVAAVPNNQVKYAFLCFGGGGVWTCVPVFLSWMVTMFDGREKRAVCIALINGFGNTASIYGSFFWPKHTAPKYIMGFSLTTAFSGVALITVLAAKYFFGDKGVARTS, encoded by the exons ATGACAACTACACacgacgccaaggacggtGCCGTCCACATCGAGCGCCAGCCAGACCACATCCAGTCCGACATGTACGAGAAGccagaggtcgaggcccCGGTGGCCGAGTACGTTGAGGGCTCCAttgaggagaagcgccTCGTTCGCAAGATCGacatccacctcctccccatgCTGTGGATCATGTATGTCCTCAACTAC CTCGACCGCACCAATATCGGTAACGCCAAGGTCGGCGCCGACCATGGCGGCTTCGAGGGAGACTGGAATCTCTCGTCGGCCGACTATTCGCTCATCCTGTCCATCTTCTTCGTCGGCTACCTCCTCTGGGAAGTGCCGTCCAATATGATGCTCGCGCGCTCCAAGCCGTCCATCTTCCTCCCGACCATCATGTTCATCTGGGGCGCCATGTCGATCGGTGCCAAGGGCATGCacagcctcggcggcatggTTGCGTTCCGCTTTGTTCTCG GTCTTGTCGAGGCTGGTTTCTTCCCCGGTGTCATGCTCCTCATGTCGTGCTGGTACAAGCCTCACGAGCTGTCGAAGCGTATCGCCCTGTTCTACACTGCCTCTCTCGTTGCCGGTGCCTTTGGCGGCCTTCTCTCCTTTGGTATCATGGACGGActcgagggcaagggcaacACCCGTGGTTGGCAATGGCTCTTCATCATTGAGGGTCTGATCACCGTCGTCGTTGCGTGTGCCGCCTTCTTCGTTCTCCCCAACTACCCGACCACGACCAAGTGGctcagcgaggacgagaagcgcctcgccactgcccgcctcctcgccgtccagCGCGAAggtgcggaggaggagccgcACATGGGTCACTGGATGGCATTCAAGCTCGCGTGCAAGGACCCCAAGACCTGGGTATTTGTCCTCATCTACAACCTCTTCAACATGGTCGGAACAATCTCGTACTTTTTCCCCACTCTCCTCGGCTCCATGGGCTACAAGGGTAACATGCGCCAGCTCATGACTGTTCCCATCtacgtcgtcgccctcatcaTCTCGGTCACTCTTGGTTTTGTGGCCGACAAGACTCGCCAGAAAGCCTACGTCGTTGCCGGCGGCGCAACCCTGGCTACCATCTCGTTCATCAtcgtcgctgccgtccCCAACAACCAGGTCAAGTACGCTTTCCTCTGCtttggtggcggtggtgtTTGGACTTGCGTCCCCGTCTTCCTCTCGTGGATGGTCACCATGTTTGATGGCCGTGAGAAGCGCGCCGTCTGCATCGCCCTCATCAACGGCTTTGGCAACACTGCGTCGATCTATGGCTCATTCTTCTGGCCAAAGCACACCGCTCCCAAGTACATTATGGGATTCAGCCTCACCACGGCGTTCTCGGGTGTCGCCCTCATCACcgtgctcgccgccaaGTACTTCTTCGGTGACAAGGGTGTTGCGCGCACCTCGTAA
- the FES1 gene encoding uncharacterized protein (Nucleotide exchange factor Fes1), giving the protein MADLNSLLHWAIENTPTDQGGSGSGTAAPAPANPAGMQLTFKPAAPGQQPKTSTLAAFHPDDPQHDVGLAPPVAEEPKKDNKLSTEMLDLIMGKPDSVTMKEKMAIASNTAADVDERVMALDDFEMLIELIDNANNMPILKLWQPLLELINDPNDQIARHALWVVGTAIQNNLKGQAAFFIFGGLPLVLDILYPATGSKPAGTRAKAVYALSSALKHWPLATVALGSQANRGYSVLRQGVADSDLVIRRKMCFMLGTLVNQARDAFDGEMPNEVVNMIEEQAKVTDVKPGAEGENLLLSLQLLGVFEAAIDALARDPRIDPVDSEYEENAMRALARAADFGALNNEEKIQLKGVWNTWTPIGREQRGIEGADAEAIEKALA; this is encoded by the exons ATGGCAGACCTCAACTCGCTACTCCACTGGGCCATCGAGAACACGCCCACCGACCAGGGTGGCAGCGGCAGTGgcaccgccgcccccgcccccgccaACCCTGCGGGCATGCAGCTCACCTTCAAGCCGGCAGCACCAGGACAGCAGCCCAAGACGAGCACGCTGGCGGCCTTCCACCCGGACGACCCGCAACACGATGTTGGCCTGGCGCCTCCTGTGGCCGAGGagcccaagaaggacaaCAAGCTGTCAACCGAGATGCTCGACTTGATCATGGGCAAGCCGGACAGCGTGACGAtgaaggagaagatggcGATTGCGAGCAACACAgctgccgacgtcgacgagcgtgtcatggccctcgacgactttgagatgctcatcgagctcatcgacaACGCCAACAACATGCCCATCCTCAAGCTATGGCAGCCACTGCTGGAGCTCATCAACGACCCCAACGACCAAATCGCACGCCACGCCCTCTGGGTCGTGGGTACGGCCATTCAGAACAACCTCAAGGGTCAGGCGGCG TTCTTCATCTTTGGTGGACTCCCGCTCGTGCTTGACATTCTGTACCCTGCGACAGGGAGCAAGCCGGCTGGCACACGGGCCAAGGCGGTCTACGCCCTCTCCTCTGCGCTTAAGCACTGGCCTCTTGCCACTGTTGCACTCGGCTCCCAGGCTAACCGTGGGTACTCTGTACTCCGGCAAGGCGTGGCCGACTCCGACCTCGTTATCCGGCGCAAGATGTGCTTTATGCTCGGCACGCTCGTCAAccaggcgcgcgacgccttTGATGGAGAGATGCCGAACGAGGTGGTCAACATGATCGAGGAGCAGGCCAAGGTTACCGATGTCAAGCCTGGGGCTGAGGGAGAGAACCTGCTGCTTTCTCTCCAGCTCCTGGGTGTCTTTGAGGCGGCGATCGACGCATTGGCGCGGGACCCACGCATTGACCCCGTCGACTCGGAGTACGAGGAGAATGCGATGCGCGCACTggcacgcgccgccgacttTGGGGCGCTGAATAACGAGGAGAAGATTCAGCTCAAGGGTGTCTGGAACACATGGACGCCCATCGGGCGTGAGCAGCGCGGAATCGAGGGAgcggacgccgaggccattGAGAAGGCGCTCGCGTAG